A portion of the Clostridium gelidum genome contains these proteins:
- the mraY gene encoding phospho-N-acetylmuramoyl-pentapeptide-transferase codes for MGETINLLINSKILAPLIMGFVFSIILGPIVIPLLHKLKFGQNIRKDGPKSHQKKSGTPTMGGLIFFISVATTILIMGHKLMDKEMIILYAFLAFGFIGFLDDMLKIIHKDNLGLKSAQKMILLILFSLAFAWYGYKYIGTDILIPFVSNGFRVELGMLYIPFIVIFYAAVTNAVNLTDGIDGLATSVTVIVLTFFGIVGFRTENYEVAIFAIALAGALLGFLKFNAFPAKIFMGDTGSLALGGVIGTLALMLKMELFVIIVGGIYLIETLSVIIQVTSFKLTGKRVFKMSPIHHHFEQVGWSEVKIVTVFSTITAILCIIGFIAI; via the coding sequence ATGGGGGAAACAATAAATTTATTAATTAACTCAAAAATTTTAGCACCACTAATAATGGGATTTGTATTTTCAATAATACTTGGACCGATAGTTATACCATTATTACACAAATTGAAGTTTGGGCAAAACATTAGAAAAGATGGACCTAAAAGCCATCAAAAGAAATCTGGAACTCCAACAATGGGTGGACTTATATTTTTCATTTCTGTAGCTACTACTATATTAATTATGGGACATAAGCTTATGGATAAAGAAATGATAATTTTATATGCATTTTTAGCATTTGGATTTATTGGATTTTTAGATGATATGTTAAAGATAATCCACAAAGATAATTTGGGATTAAAATCAGCACAAAAAATGATATTATTAATTTTATTTTCATTAGCTTTTGCTTGGTATGGATATAAATATATAGGAACAGATATCTTAATCCCATTTGTAAGCAATGGATTTAGAGTAGAGTTAGGTATGTTATACATACCATTTATAGTTATTTTTTATGCTGCTGTAACAAATGCAGTAAATTTAACAGATGGAATAGATGGGCTTGCAACTTCAGTTACGGTGATAGTGCTAACTTTCTTTGGGATTGTTGGTTTTAGAACAGAAAATTATGAAGTGGCAATTTTTGCAATAGCATTGGCTGGTGCATTACTTGGGTTCTTGAAATTCAATGCTTTCCCTGCAAAGATATTTATGGGCGATACAGGATCTTTAGCTCTTGGTGGAGTTATAGGAACATTAGCATTAATGCTTAAGATGGAGCTATTTGTAATTATAGTTGGAGGTATTTATCTAATTGAAACTTTATCTGTTATAATTCAAGTTACTTCATTTAAATTAACCGGCAAAAGAGTATTTAAAATGTCGCCTATACATCATCATTTTGAACAAGTGGGTTGGAGTGAAGTAAAGATAGTAACAGTATTTTCTACTATTACAGCAATTTTATGTATTATAGGATTTATAGCAATTTAA